In Hermetia illucens chromosome 5, iHerIll2.2.curated.20191125, whole genome shotgun sequence, a single window of DNA contains:
- the LOC119657187 gene encoding ubiquitin carboxyl-terminal hydrolase Usp2 isoform X5 — MPVISPTRYSTTVSSSSYLPPSIGGTTSSLAKSSNYGSPSSYHTSSYRSNSLGSSGYSSGGYSSSYLRASYRSNLSSSPSIYRTSSYLTGGNNDTTATSRFGQKTISSLSSNSAINSVNDNSATNQILYKKFQKSNPSIATTPASTTTTFSSSTIASATNKTITPSILSSSATTTATSTATITVSSSSQKKVVSNDSSDKYSSTNNANAILKAAKSNLKPTSKQFLSNKSIDDKSMTSLYAEANDNSNNNNNNSTLNNSSYNKKGISTVITINNSAPPTSKSSSPELTTESVADKTRNYLKNSKSNALDAHLEFCKNKLQPVGTTKVNNVNAANGTGSVKSGINSKFIGLTYREPNFLKTECELARSQVAKSNEEQSFDNNNQLLNGGNNNNLICNGAEKVTSKYEKNLIKPLVHKTTNSKQLQQLPRTPSNNNMNCLQNGGGPDLDDIKYIDSDDSERQQHHGHSYHHNYQSQKKSTTSTSSADVTKSIYSSPSRTLSERKDINYITSSKISTLPLTSKHRDLMYNSDTSKNVTSKYNTLNDFKRLPSNLNSNLRSGFHKNMELISSSSSSSSSPSSTTTTPVKTYATSTTVTAISKSPVVMIHQQQNGTVSHESTPSGSPQILRRRGALTTSNSILQNSNDSLSTSSPSSKAILPQQKSTISNLTSSSQAQPSTTLATSTDLDEQSLSNKICDNDESVRNASIRSALPASPTPSRYYDREGRSSALAAGRSYDTEDPSTSKSSLNSSNSYDRTAAEGLCGLRNIGNTCYMNSVIQCLSHTRELTKFLKSQVGIKSSSKDQQILLEFAKLIREMWSPNVRSVTPLELKSAFSSKHRMYSGYNQQDAQEFLRFFLDSLHCALNAGVKGEQLKIDDSLSDNKKADLTWEWYCKVENSVIRDLFVGQLKSTLKCTTCGNTSVTFDPFWDLSVSLPSSSRCKLDACLDLFIREEILDGDEMPTCSKCQARRKCTKSFTIQRFPKYLAIHLKRFSETRWSKLSNVVEFPTGERELNMAPYASNTNVSATYSLYGIANHMGSTAGGHYVALCKHPVTKKWHEFNDNVVSDDLSESVLVSSSAYLLFYERAH, encoded by the exons ATGCCTGTAATTTCGCCCACAAGATATTCAACAACTGTCAGCAGTAGTTCATATTTACCGCCCTCGATTGGTGGCACGACAAGTAGTTTGGCAAAGTCATCGAATTACGGTTCTCCGAGCAGCTATCACACTTCAAGTTATCGAAGCAACAGTTTAGGCAGTTCCGGGTATTCATCTGGAGGATATTCATCGTCATATTTACGAGCGTCGTATCGATCAAACTTATCGAGCTCGCCGTCGATATACCGAACCAGTTCATATTTAACTGGTGGAAATAATGATACAACAGCAACCAGTCGATTTGGA CAAAAGACAATTTCATCACTCTCATCGAATTCGGCGATAAATTCGGTGAATGACAATTCGGCCACAAACCAAATTCTAtacaaaaaattccaaaaaagcaATCCTAGCATCGCCACCACTCCTGCTTCTACGACGACGACCTTTAGCAGTAGTACGATCGCATCCGcaacaaataaaacaataactccatccatattatcatcatcagcaacAACAACCGCCACATCAACTGCTACCATCACAGTTTCTAGTTCTAGTCAAAAGAAAGTAGTATCTAATGATTCTAGCGATAAATATTCATCGACGAACAATGCAAATGCTATTCTGAAAGCAGCCAAGTCAAATCTTAAGCCGACATCCAAGCAATTTTTAAGTAACAAATCGATTGATGATAAAAGTATGACAAGTTTGTATGCGGAGGCGAATGATAacagtaacaacaacaataacaatagtACTCTAAATAACAGCTCTTATAACAAGAAAGGAATTTCAACGGTAATTACGATTAACAATTCCGCCCCACCTACCTCTAAATCATCGTCACCGGAGTTAACAACTGAATCAGTTGCCGACAAAAccagaaattatttgaaaaatagcaAAAGCAATGCCCTAGATGCCCATTTGgaattttgcaagaataaactgCAACCCGTGGGAACCACGAAAGTAAACAACGTAAATGCAGCAAATGGAACAGGCTCTGTTAAAAGCGGGATCAATAGCAAATTTATTGGCTTAACCTATCGTGAACCAAATTTCCTAAAAACCGAATGTGAATTAGCCCGATCTCAAGTTGCTAAATCAAATGAGGAGCAATCATTTGATAACAACAATCAGCTTTTGAACGgcggtaataataataaccttaTATGTAATGGAGCGGAGAAGGTAACtagcaaatatgaaaaaaaccTAATAAAACCTCTAGTGCATAAGACAACAAATAGCAAACAGTTGCAGCAACTGCCACGGACACCTTCAAATAACAACATGAATTGTTTACAAAACGGCGGTGGGCCGGATCTCGACGATATCAAGTACATTGATAGTGATGATTCGGAACGGCAGCAGCATCATGGCCATAGTTATCACCACAACTACCAAAGCCAAAAGAAGTCAACTACGTCCACTTCGTCGGCAGATGTTACCAAAAGCATCTACTCGTCGCCGTCGAGGACTCTATCCGAGCGGAAGGACATAAACTATATCACAAGCAGTAAAATATCGACATTGCCGCTTACTTCTAAACATCGTGACCTAATGTATAATAGTGATACTAGCAAAAACGTTACCAGTAAATACAATACCTTAAATGATTTCAAACGATTACCATCGAACCTAAACAGTAATCTTAGAAGTGGGTTCCACAAAAACATGGAGTTAATCTCATCATCGTCATCTTCATCGTCGTCTCCATCTTCTACAACCACAACACCTGTAAAAACGTacgcaacatcaacaacagttaCGGCCATTTCAAAATCCCCAGTAGTAATGATTCACCAACAGCAGAACGGAACAGTAAGCCACGAATCAACTCCATCTGGTTCACCGCAGATCTTACGACGAAGAGGTGCACTAACTACAAGTAATAGTATTCTGCAGAATTCAAACGATTCCTTATCAACATCATCACCGTCGTCAAAAGCGATATTACCGCAGCAAAAATCGACGATATCGAATCTTACGTCATCATCGCAAGCGCAACCCAGTACAACCCTAGCAACATCAACCGATCTAGATGAACAAAGTTTGTCCAATAAGATATGTGATAATGATGAAAGT GTTCGTAATGCCTCAATACGAAGTGCCCTTCCAGCGTCACCGACCCCATCACGCTACTATGATCGCGAAGGACGGTCATCAGCTCTTGCTGCTGGACGAAGTTATGATACGGAAGATCCTTCGACAAGTAAATCATCGCTGAACTCATCTAATTCATATGACAGGACAGCCGCCGAGG GACTATGCGGTCTCCGAAACATAGGGAATACATGTTATATGAACTCTGTCATTCAATGTTTAAGCCACACCCGTGAATTAACGAAATTCCTCAAATCTCAAGTGGGGATCAAGTCGTCTTCAAAGGACCAACAAATATTGCTTG AATTTGCAAAATTAATTCGTGAAATGTGGTCACCCAACGTGCGAAGCGTAACCCCTCTGGAATTAAAAAGTGCTTTTTCATCGAAACATCGAATGTATAGTGGCTACAACCAGCAAGATGCACAGGAATTCTTAAGGTTCTTTTTGGATTCATTACATTGCGCACTAAACGCAGGTGTAAAAGGGGAGCAATTGAAAATCGACGACAGTCTTAG TGACAATAAAAAGGCTGACCTCACCTGGGAATGGTACTGTAAAGTTGAAAATTCTGTCATAAGAGATCTATTCGTTGGTCAGTTGAAAAGTACATTGAAATGTACAACGTGTGGTAATACAAGTGTTACCTTCGATCCATTCTGGGATTTAAGTGTTTCACTTCCATCGTCATCACGTTGCAAGTTAGACGCCTGTTTGGATTTATTCATCCGTGAGGAAATTCTGGATGGTGATGAGATGCCAACCTGCTCAAAGTGTCAAGCGCGGCGGAAATGTACTAAAAGCTTTACAATACAGcgatttccaaaatatttggctATAC ATTTAAAGCGATTTTCAGAAACTCGTTGGAGCAAACTATCAAATGTGGTTGAATTTCCGACAGGCGAACGCGAACTGAATATGGCGCCATATGCATCGAATACAAATGTTTCTGCTACATATTCACTATACGGAATTGCGAATCATATGG GCTCGACGGCTGGAGGACACTATGTTGCACTTTGTAAACATCCTGTCACGAAGAAATGGCACGAGTTCAATGATAATGT
- the LOC119657187 gene encoding ubiquitin carboxyl-terminal hydrolase Usp2 isoform X2: protein MPVISPTRYSTTVSSSSYLPPSIGGTTSSLAKSSNYGSPSSYHTSSYRSNSLGSSGYSSGGYSSSYLRASYRSNLSSSPSIYRTSSYLTGGNNDTTATSRFGVSSNRFLRASSDRDTLKLATGKTQYNSNTVNTSRSKALQSKPPIGASSPSIRHQRTSSDSARSRDNSLTRVTSKSDPNSNCINNNDTSELNDQPKSKISSSLSSSSLARQVATSGLELYEKYSPAHYIPKCELSRSRSLSEATSSSNKNSNNDKGLSNSSSNVHQLLQTTRESKQHRQQNQNENDLQNLNIKSSSPPSSSHQTSSPTSAKDISKVKRLCAVSTTATTNTNNYSKFATGSVVVISNNSNANASSAYINKNYLRISNSSTTPSHNLVADLNLSTVSNNSFNGSNSRTIDKTHTTNSTSSLKPSINSSVVNIVTNNPSEHDNKTSSKHSNNNNVIKTATTVQFEQQKTISSLSSNSAINSVNDNSATNQILYKKFQKSNPSIATTPASTTTTFSSSTIASATNKTITPSILSSSATTTATSTATITVSSSSQKKVVSNDSSDKYSSTNNANAILKAAKSNLKPTSKQFLSNKSIDDKSMTSLYAEANDNSNNNNNNSTLNNSSYNKKGISTVITINNSAPPTSKSSSPELTTESVADKTRNYLKNSKSNALDAHLEFCKNKLQPVGTTKVNNVNAANGTGSVKSGINSKFIGLTYREPNFLKTECELARSQVAKSNEEQSFDNNNQLLNGGNNNNLICNGAEKVTSKYEKNLIKPLVHKTTNSKQLQQLPRTPSNNNMNCLQNGGGPDLDDIKYIDSDDSERQQHHGHSYHHNYQSQKKSTTSTSSADVTKSIYSSPSRTLSERKDINYITSSKISTLPLTSKHRDLMYNSDTSKNVTSKYNTLNDFKRLPSNLNSNLRSGFHKNMELISSSSSSSSSPSSTTTTPVKTYATSTTVTAISKSPVVMIHQQQNGTVSHESTPSGSPQILRRRGALTTSNSILQNSNDSLSTSSPSSKAILPQQKSTISNLTSSSQAQPSTTLATSTDLDEQSLSNKICDNDESVRNASIRSALPASPTPSRYYDREGRSSALAAGRSYDTEDPSTSKSSLNSSNSYDRTAAEGLCGLRNIGNTCYMNSVIQCLSHTRELTKFLKSQVGIKSSSKDQQILLEFAKLIREMWSPNVRSVTPLELKSAFSSKHRMYSGYNQQDAQEFLRFFLDSLHCALNAGVKGEQLKIDDSLSDNKKADLTWEWYCKVENSVIRDLFVGQLKSTLKCTTCGNTSVTFDPFWDLSVSLPSSSRCKLDACLDLFIREEILDGDEMPTCSKCQARRKCTKSFTIQRFPKYLAIHLKRFSETRWSKLSNVVEFPTGERELNMAPYASNTNVSATYSLYGIANHMGSTAGGHYVALCKHPVTKKWHEFNDNVVSDDLSESVLVSSSAYLLFYERA from the exons ATGCCTGTAATTTCGCCCACAAGATATTCAACAACTGTCAGCAGTAGTTCATATTTACCGCCCTCGATTGGTGGCACGACAAGTAGTTTGGCAAAGTCATCGAATTACGGTTCTCCGAGCAGCTATCACACTTCAAGTTATCGAAGCAACAGTTTAGGCAGTTCCGGGTATTCATCTGGAGGATATTCATCGTCATATTTACGAGCGTCGTATCGATCAAACTTATCGAGCTCGCCGTCGATATACCGAACCAGTTCATATTTAACTGGTGGAAATAATGATACAACAGCAACCAGTCGATTTGGAGTAAGTAGTAATAGATTTTTACGTGCAAGTTCAGATAGAGACACATTAAAGCTTGCGACAGGAAAAACTCAATATAACAGTAATACAGTAAATACAAGTCGATCCAAAGCATTACAATCAAAGCCACCAATCGGCGCATCCTCACCGTCCATAAGACATCAGAGAACCTCATCGGATTCAGCTCGGTCCCGGGACAATAGTCTAACGAGAGTTACTTCAAAAAGTGATCCGAATAGCAATTGCATCAATAATAACGATACAAGCGAACTAAACGATCAACCAAAAagtaaaatatcatcatcattatcatcatcatcattagcaCGCCAAGTAGCCACATCTGGTTTGGAATTATATGAGAAATACAGTCCCGCGCATTATATACCAAAGTGTGAATTATCACGTTCCAGATCACTTTCTGAAGCAACATCGTCATCAAATAAAAACAGTAATAACGATAAAGGTTTAAGTAATAGTAGTAGTAATGTACATCAGTTGCTACAAACAACCAGAGAGAGTAAGCAGCATAgacaacaaaaccaaaacgaaaACGATTTACAAAATCTAAAtataaaatcatcatcaccaccatCTTCATCACACCAAACATCATCACCAACATCCGCAAAGGATATTAGCAAGGTAAAAAGATTGTGTGCTGTATCTACTACTGCTACTACTAATACCAATAACTATTCGAAATTTGCTACTGGTAGTGTTGTTGTGATCAGCAATAACTCCAATGCTAACGCTTCCTCAGCTtacattaataaaaattatttaagaaTAAGCAACAGTTCAACAACACCATCACACAATTTGGTTGCAGATTTGAATTTGAGTACAGTATCTAATAACAGTTTCAACGGTTCAAACTCACGTACAATCGATAAAACACACACTACAAACTCAACAAGTAGCCTTAAGCCTTCCATCAATAGTAGTGTCGTTAATATTGTTACTAACAATCCTAGTGAGCACGATAATAAAACTAGTAGTAAACACAGCAACAATAATAACGTGATTAAGACCGCTACAACTGTACAATTCGAACAGCAAAAGACAATTTCATCACTCTCATCGAATTCGGCGATAAATTCGGTGAATGACAATTCGGCCACAAACCAAATTCTAtacaaaaaattccaaaaaagcaATCCTAGCATCGCCACCACTCCTGCTTCTACGACGACGACCTTTAGCAGTAGTACGATCGCATCCGcaacaaataaaacaataactccatccatattatcatcatcagcaacAACAACCGCCACATCAACTGCTACCATCACAGTTTCTAGTTCTAGTCAAAAGAAAGTAGTATCTAATGATTCTAGCGATAAATATTCATCGACGAACAATGCAAATGCTATTCTGAAAGCAGCCAAGTCAAATCTTAAGCCGACATCCAAGCAATTTTTAAGTAACAAATCGATTGATGATAAAAGTATGACAAGTTTGTATGCGGAGGCGAATGATAacagtaacaacaacaataacaatagtACTCTAAATAACAGCTCTTATAACAAGAAAGGAATTTCAACGGTAATTACGATTAACAATTCCGCCCCACCTACCTCTAAATCATCGTCACCGGAGTTAACAACTGAATCAGTTGCCGACAAAAccagaaattatttgaaaaatagcaAAAGCAATGCCCTAGATGCCCATTTGgaattttgcaagaataaactgCAACCCGTGGGAACCACGAAAGTAAACAACGTAAATGCAGCAAATGGAACAGGCTCTGTTAAAAGCGGGATCAATAGCAAATTTATTGGCTTAACCTATCGTGAACCAAATTTCCTAAAAACCGAATGTGAATTAGCCCGATCTCAAGTTGCTAAATCAAATGAGGAGCAATCATTTGATAACAACAATCAGCTTTTGAACGgcggtaataataataaccttaTATGTAATGGAGCGGAGAAGGTAACtagcaaatatgaaaaaaaccTAATAAAACCTCTAGTGCATAAGACAACAAATAGCAAACAGTTGCAGCAACTGCCACGGACACCTTCAAATAACAACATGAATTGTTTACAAAACGGCGGTGGGCCGGATCTCGACGATATCAAGTACATTGATAGTGATGATTCGGAACGGCAGCAGCATCATGGCCATAGTTATCACCACAACTACCAAAGCCAAAAGAAGTCAACTACGTCCACTTCGTCGGCAGATGTTACCAAAAGCATCTACTCGTCGCCGTCGAGGACTCTATCCGAGCGGAAGGACATAAACTATATCACAAGCAGTAAAATATCGACATTGCCGCTTACTTCTAAACATCGTGACCTAATGTATAATAGTGATACTAGCAAAAACGTTACCAGTAAATACAATACCTTAAATGATTTCAAACGATTACCATCGAACCTAAACAGTAATCTTAGAAGTGGGTTCCACAAAAACATGGAGTTAATCTCATCATCGTCATCTTCATCGTCGTCTCCATCTTCTACAACCACAACACCTGTAAAAACGTacgcaacatcaacaacagttaCGGCCATTTCAAAATCCCCAGTAGTAATGATTCACCAACAGCAGAACGGAACAGTAAGCCACGAATCAACTCCATCTGGTTCACCGCAGATCTTACGACGAAGAGGTGCACTAACTACAAGTAATAGTATTCTGCAGAATTCAAACGATTCCTTATCAACATCATCACCGTCGTCAAAAGCGATATTACCGCAGCAAAAATCGACGATATCGAATCTTACGTCATCATCGCAAGCGCAACCCAGTACAACCCTAGCAACATCAACCGATCTAGATGAACAAAGTTTGTCCAATAAGATATGTGATAATGATGAAAGT GTTCGTAATGCCTCAATACGAAGTGCCCTTCCAGCGTCACCGACCCCATCACGCTACTATGATCGCGAAGGACGGTCATCAGCTCTTGCTGCTGGACGAAGTTATGATACGGAAGATCCTTCGACAAGTAAATCATCGCTGAACTCATCTAATTCATATGACAGGACAGCCGCCGAGG GACTATGCGGTCTCCGAAACATAGGGAATACATGTTATATGAACTCTGTCATTCAATGTTTAAGCCACACCCGTGAATTAACGAAATTCCTCAAATCTCAAGTGGGGATCAAGTCGTCTTCAAAGGACCAACAAATATTGCTTG AATTTGCAAAATTAATTCGTGAAATGTGGTCACCCAACGTGCGAAGCGTAACCCCTCTGGAATTAAAAAGTGCTTTTTCATCGAAACATCGAATGTATAGTGGCTACAACCAGCAAGATGCACAGGAATTCTTAAGGTTCTTTTTGGATTCATTACATTGCGCACTAAACGCAGGTGTAAAAGGGGAGCAATTGAAAATCGACGACAGTCTTAG TGACAATAAAAAGGCTGACCTCACCTGGGAATGGTACTGTAAAGTTGAAAATTCTGTCATAAGAGATCTATTCGTTGGTCAGTTGAAAAGTACATTGAAATGTACAACGTGTGGTAATACAAGTGTTACCTTCGATCCATTCTGGGATTTAAGTGTTTCACTTCCATCGTCATCACGTTGCAAGTTAGACGCCTGTTTGGATTTATTCATCCGTGAGGAAATTCTGGATGGTGATGAGATGCCAACCTGCTCAAAGTGTCAAGCGCGGCGGAAATGTACTAAAAGCTTTACAATACAGcgatttccaaaatatttggctATAC ATTTAAAGCGATTTTCAGAAACTCGTTGGAGCAAACTATCAAATGTGGTTGAATTTCCGACAGGCGAACGCGAACTGAATATGGCGCCATATGCATCGAATACAAATGTTTCTGCTACATATTCACTATACGGAATTGCGAATCATATGG GCTCGACGGCTGGAGGACACTATGTTGCACTTTGTAAACATCCTGTCACGAAGAAATGGCACGAGTTCAATGATAATGT
- the LOC119657187 gene encoding ubiquitin carboxyl-terminal hydrolase Usp2 isoform X8, with protein MPVISPTRYSTTVSSSSYLPPSIGGTTSSLAKSSNYGSPSSYHTSSYRSNSLGSSGYSSGGYSSSYLRASYRSNLSSSPSIYRTSSYLTGGNNDTTATSRFGVRNASIRSALPASPTPSRYYDREGRSSALAAGRSYDTEDPSTSKSSLNSSNSYDRTAAEGLCGLRNIGNTCYMNSVIQCLSHTRELTKFLKSQVGIKSSSKDQQILLEFAKLIREMWSPNVRSVTPLELKSAFSSKHRMYSGYNQQDAQEFLRFFLDSLHCALNAGVKGEQLKIDDSLSDNKKADLTWEWYCKVENSVIRDLFVGQLKSTLKCTTCGNTSVTFDPFWDLSVSLPSSSRCKLDACLDLFIREEILDGDEMPTCSKCQARRKCTKSFTIQRFPKYLAIHLKRFSETRWSKLSNVVEFPTGERELNMAPYASNTNVSATYSLYGIANHMGSTAGGHYVALCKHPVTKKWHEFNDNVVSDDLSESVLVSSSAYLLFYERAH; from the exons ATGCCTGTAATTTCGCCCACAAGATATTCAACAACTGTCAGCAGTAGTTCATATTTACCGCCCTCGATTGGTGGCACGACAAGTAGTTTGGCAAAGTCATCGAATTACGGTTCTCCGAGCAGCTATCACACTTCAAGTTATCGAAGCAACAGTTTAGGCAGTTCCGGGTATTCATCTGGAGGATATTCATCGTCATATTTACGAGCGTCGTATCGATCAAACTTATCGAGCTCGCCGTCGATATACCGAACCAGTTCATATTTAACTGGTGGAAATAATGATACAACAGCAACCAGTCGATTTGGA GTTCGTAATGCCTCAATACGAAGTGCCCTTCCAGCGTCACCGACCCCATCACGCTACTATGATCGCGAAGGACGGTCATCAGCTCTTGCTGCTGGACGAAGTTATGATACGGAAGATCCTTCGACAAGTAAATCATCGCTGAACTCATCTAATTCATATGACAGGACAGCCGCCGAGG GACTATGCGGTCTCCGAAACATAGGGAATACATGTTATATGAACTCTGTCATTCAATGTTTAAGCCACACCCGTGAATTAACGAAATTCCTCAAATCTCAAGTGGGGATCAAGTCGTCTTCAAAGGACCAACAAATATTGCTTG AATTTGCAAAATTAATTCGTGAAATGTGGTCACCCAACGTGCGAAGCGTAACCCCTCTGGAATTAAAAAGTGCTTTTTCATCGAAACATCGAATGTATAGTGGCTACAACCAGCAAGATGCACAGGAATTCTTAAGGTTCTTTTTGGATTCATTACATTGCGCACTAAACGCAGGTGTAAAAGGGGAGCAATTGAAAATCGACGACAGTCTTAG TGACAATAAAAAGGCTGACCTCACCTGGGAATGGTACTGTAAAGTTGAAAATTCTGTCATAAGAGATCTATTCGTTGGTCAGTTGAAAAGTACATTGAAATGTACAACGTGTGGTAATACAAGTGTTACCTTCGATCCATTCTGGGATTTAAGTGTTTCACTTCCATCGTCATCACGTTGCAAGTTAGACGCCTGTTTGGATTTATTCATCCGTGAGGAAATTCTGGATGGTGATGAGATGCCAACCTGCTCAAAGTGTCAAGCGCGGCGGAAATGTACTAAAAGCTTTACAATACAGcgatttccaaaatatttggctATAC ATTTAAAGCGATTTTCAGAAACTCGTTGGAGCAAACTATCAAATGTGGTTGAATTTCCGACAGGCGAACGCGAACTGAATATGGCGCCATATGCATCGAATACAAATGTTTCTGCTACATATTCACTATACGGAATTGCGAATCATATGG GCTCGACGGCTGGAGGACACTATGTTGCACTTTGTAAACATCCTGTCACGAAGAAATGGCACGAGTTCAATGATAATGT
- the LOC119657187 gene encoding ubiquitin carboxyl-terminal hydrolase Usp2 isoform X7 → MPVISPTRYSTTVSSSSYLPPSIGGTTSSLAKSSNYGSPSSYHTSSYRSNSLGSSGYSSGGYSSSYLRASYRSNLSSSPSIYRTSSYLTGGNNDTTATSRFGVSSNRFLRASSDRDTLKLATGKTQYNSNTVNTSRSKALQSKPPIGASSPSIRHQRTSSDSARSRDNSLTRVTSKSDPNSNCINNNDTSELNDQPKSKISSSLSSSSLARQVATSGLELYEKYSPAHYIPKCELSRSRSLSEATSSSNKNSNNDKGLSNSSSNVHQLLQTTRESKQHRQQNQNENDLQNLNIKSSSPPSSSHQTSSPTSAKDISKVRNASIRSALPASPTPSRYYDREGRSSALAAGRSYDTEDPSTSKSSLNSSNSYDRTAAEGLCGLRNIGNTCYMNSVIQCLSHTRELTKFLKSQVGIKSSSKDQQILLEFAKLIREMWSPNVRSVTPLELKSAFSSKHRMYSGYNQQDAQEFLRFFLDSLHCALNAGVKGEQLKIDDSLSDNKKADLTWEWYCKVENSVIRDLFVGQLKSTLKCTTCGNTSVTFDPFWDLSVSLPSSSRCKLDACLDLFIREEILDGDEMPTCSKCQARRKCTKSFTIQRFPKYLAIHLKRFSETRWSKLSNVVEFPTGERELNMAPYASNTNVSATYSLYGIANHMGSTAGGHYVALCKHPVTKKWHEFNDNVVSDDLSESVLVSSSAYLLFYERAH, encoded by the exons ATGCCTGTAATTTCGCCCACAAGATATTCAACAACTGTCAGCAGTAGTTCATATTTACCGCCCTCGATTGGTGGCACGACAAGTAGTTTGGCAAAGTCATCGAATTACGGTTCTCCGAGCAGCTATCACACTTCAAGTTATCGAAGCAACAGTTTAGGCAGTTCCGGGTATTCATCTGGAGGATATTCATCGTCATATTTACGAGCGTCGTATCGATCAAACTTATCGAGCTCGCCGTCGATATACCGAACCAGTTCATATTTAACTGGTGGAAATAATGATACAACAGCAACCAGTCGATTTGGAGTAAGTAGTAATAGATTTTTACGTGCAAGTTCAGATAGAGACACATTAAAGCTTGCGACAGGAAAAACTCAATATAACAGTAATACAGTAAATACAAGTCGATCCAAAGCATTACAATCAAAGCCACCAATCGGCGCATCCTCACCGTCCATAAGACATCAGAGAACCTCATCGGATTCAGCTCGGTCCCGGGACAATAGTCTAACGAGAGTTACTTCAAAAAGTGATCCGAATAGCAATTGCATCAATAATAACGATACAAGCGAACTAAACGATCAACCAAAAagtaaaatatcatcatcattatcatcatcatcattagcaCGCCAAGTAGCCACATCTGGTTTGGAATTATATGAGAAATACAGTCCCGCGCATTATATACCAAAGTGTGAATTATCACGTTCCAGATCACTTTCTGAAGCAACATCGTCATCAAATAAAAACAGTAATAACGATAAAGGTTTAAGTAATAGTAGTAGTAATGTACATCAGTTGCTACAAACAACCAGAGAGAGTAAGCAGCATAgacaacaaaaccaaaacgaaaACGATTTACAAAATCTAAAtataaaatcatcatcaccaccatCTTCATCACACCAAACATCATCACCAACATCCGCAAAGGATATTAGCAAG GTTCGTAATGCCTCAATACGAAGTGCCCTTCCAGCGTCACCGACCCCATCACGCTACTATGATCGCGAAGGACGGTCATCAGCTCTTGCTGCTGGACGAAGTTATGATACGGAAGATCCTTCGACAAGTAAATCATCGCTGAACTCATCTAATTCATATGACAGGACAGCCGCCGAGG GACTATGCGGTCTCCGAAACATAGGGAATACATGTTATATGAACTCTGTCATTCAATGTTTAAGCCACACCCGTGAATTAACGAAATTCCTCAAATCTCAAGTGGGGATCAAGTCGTCTTCAAAGGACCAACAAATATTGCTTG AATTTGCAAAATTAATTCGTGAAATGTGGTCACCCAACGTGCGAAGCGTAACCCCTCTGGAATTAAAAAGTGCTTTTTCATCGAAACATCGAATGTATAGTGGCTACAACCAGCAAGATGCACAGGAATTCTTAAGGTTCTTTTTGGATTCATTACATTGCGCACTAAACGCAGGTGTAAAAGGGGAGCAATTGAAAATCGACGACAGTCTTAG TGACAATAAAAAGGCTGACCTCACCTGGGAATGGTACTGTAAAGTTGAAAATTCTGTCATAAGAGATCTATTCGTTGGTCAGTTGAAAAGTACATTGAAATGTACAACGTGTGGTAATACAAGTGTTACCTTCGATCCATTCTGGGATTTAAGTGTTTCACTTCCATCGTCATCACGTTGCAAGTTAGACGCCTGTTTGGATTTATTCATCCGTGAGGAAATTCTGGATGGTGATGAGATGCCAACCTGCTCAAAGTGTCAAGCGCGGCGGAAATGTACTAAAAGCTTTACAATACAGcgatttccaaaatatttggctATAC ATTTAAAGCGATTTTCAGAAACTCGTTGGAGCAAACTATCAAATGTGGTTGAATTTCCGACAGGCGAACGCGAACTGAATATGGCGCCATATGCATCGAATACAAATGTTTCTGCTACATATTCACTATACGGAATTGCGAATCATATGG GCTCGACGGCTGGAGGACACTATGTTGCACTTTGTAAACATCCTGTCACGAAGAAATGGCACGAGTTCAATGATAATGT